A window of the Enoplosus armatus isolate fEnoArm2 chromosome 5, fEnoArm2.hap1, whole genome shotgun sequence genome harbors these coding sequences:
- the LOC139285249 gene encoding extracellular calcium-sensing receptor-like gives MNHFWMRSVDLSLLRRRTVFLSLLWCLIFPYNSHQDQNKQCKIIPGSVSLPVLEKKGDIILGGLFSLHDAVVEPSLSFTSTPPPTQCTRFNFRTFRWMQTMIFAIEEINRDGKLLPNITLGYKIYDSCSTPYQALKAAMELMRSEKGSGVEGETQSKVTCHGTVPAVIGDGGSTQSLVVARFLGVFQVPQVSYFSSCACLSDKKEFPAFLRTMPSDFFQVDALVQLVKHFGWTWVGVIAGDDAYGRGGANIFADEVRKLGACVALHEIIPKNRAQAAISSIISKILSSGTRVILMFAVEQDAAALFDEALREGLTGIQWLASEAWSTAAVLSTPKKYHQILQGSMGFAIRRAHIPGLQDFLLRLHPLSPDALEDPFLIPFWEEVFHCSLGVKAEGHVEGKPPCSGAEELGSVTNIYSDVSQLRISYNVYKAVYAIAHALKAMRSCVKGKGPFPLQACPDADNIQPWQLLHYITRVEYLNSFGDETKFDENGDPAAMYDLVNWQLRPNGEMEFVTIGKFDETATVGKQKLQIQEQNIVWNSNQTKVPLSVCSSICAPGTRKAIRPHFPICCHDCVVCTAGEISNQTDAIECVRCHPEFWSNAERTACIPKQVEFLSFSDTMGITLMAISLIGSFCTCVVVFIFSCHRTTPIVRANNSELSFLLLFSLTLCFLCSLTFIGRPSEWSCMLRHTAFGITFVLCISCILGKTIVVLMAFKATLPGSNVMKWFGPAQQKAIITFCTLIQVIICTIWLVVAPPTPHQMIPRESALVILLCDEGSPIAFALVLGYIGLLACLCLLLAFLARKLPDNFNEARLITFSMLIFCAVWVAFVPAYISSPGKYSTVTEVFAILASSYGLLGCIFAPKCYIILLRPEKNTRKHLMYKAGSDKF, from the exons ATGAATCATTTTTGGATGAGATCAGTAGATCTCAGTCTTTTACGGAGAAGGACCGTGTTTTTGAGTCTCCTGTGGTGTTTGATTTTTCCCTACAACTCACACCAAGATCAGAACAAACAATGCAAAATAATCCCAGGTTCTGTGTCCCTGCCTGTGCTGGAGAAAAAGGGGGACATCATCTTGGGGGGACTCTTCTCCCTTCATGACGCAGTGGTGGAGCCCAGTCTGTCCTTCACCTCTACGCCTCCTCCCACACAGTGCACCAG ATTTAACTTTCGGACATTTCGTTGGATGCAAACTATGATCTTTGCCATCGAGGAGATCAACAGAGATGGCAAACTCCTTCCCAACATCACACTGGGCTATAAGATCTATGATTCATGCAGTACACCCTATCAGGCTCTGAAGGCTGCCATGGAGTTAATGAGGAGTGAGAAGGGTTCAGGGGTtgaaggagagacacagagtaAAGTCACCTGTCATGGCACCGTACCAGCAGTGATAGGAGACGGAGGATCTACTCAGTCTCTCGTAGTGGCCCGTTTCCTGGGAGTCTTCCAGGTGCCACAG GTTAGTTATTTCTCCAGCTGTGCCTGTCTCAGTGACAAAAAGGAGTTTCCTGCCTTTTTAAGGACAATGCCCAGTGACTTTTTCCAG GTAGATGCACTAGTACAACTTGTCAAGCATTTTGGCTGGACTTGGGTGGGTGTGATTGCAGGAGATGATGCCTATGGCCGTGGTGGGGCAAACATCTTTGCCGATGAG GTTAGAAAGTTAGGTGCTTGTGTTGCCCTCCATGAGATCATCCCTAAGAACCGAGCACAGGCCGCTATTTCATCTATCATTTCCAAGATCCTCTCCTCTGGGACTCGGGTGATTCTAATGTTTGCTGTGGAACAAGATGCAGCCGCATTGTTTGATGAAGCACTCAG AGAGGGGCTCACTGGGATACAGTGGCTGGCCAGTGAGGCCTGGAGCACAGCAGCCGTCCTCTCCACCCCCAAAAAGTACCACCAGATCCTCCAGGGTTCTATGGGATTTGCTATTCGACGAGCACACATCCCTGGATTGCAAGATTTTCTTCTTCGCTTGCATCCGTTGAGCCCAGATGCCCTTGAAGATCCCTTCCTGATACCCTTCTGGGAAGAGGTGTTTCATTGCAGCCTGGGTGTGAAGGCTGAAGGTCATGTTGAGGGTAAACCTCCATGCTCTGGAGCAGAAGAGCTGGGGAGCGTGACGAATATCTATTCAGATGTGTCACAGCTAAGGATTTCCTACAATGTCTATAAGGCTGTGTATGCCATTGCCCATGCACTCAAGGCTATGAGAAGCTGTGTGAAAGGAAAAGGGCCATTTCCTCTACAGGCCTGTCCAGATGCAGACAATATACAGCCATGGCAG CTTCTTCATTACATAACACGGGTGGAATACTTGAACTCATTTGGTGATGAAACCAAGTTTGATGAGAATGGCGACCCTGCAGCCATGTATGACCTGGTCAACTGGCAGCTGAGACCAAATGGGGAAATGGAGTTTGTCACTATTGGCAAATTTGATGAGACGGCCACAGTTGGAAAGCAAAAACTCCAGATCCAGGAACAGAACATTGTATGGAATAGCAACCAAACCAAA GTTCCCTTGTCAGTATGCAGCAGCATTTGTGCCCCAGGTACCCGGAAGGCAATCAGACCTCACTTCCCTATCTGTTGCCATGACTGTGTGGTTTGTACAGCTGGGGAGATTAGCAATCAGACAG ATGCCATAGAGTGTGTGCGCTGCCACCCTGAGTTCTGGTCCAATGCTGAGAGGACAGCCTGTATCCCCAAACAGGTGGAGTTCCTCTCCTTTAGCGACACTATGGGCATCACCCTGATGGCTATTTCCCTTATTGGCTCCTTCTGTACCTGTGTTGTGGTCTTCATATTCTCCTGTCATAGAACCACCCCCATTGTCAGGGCCAACAACTCTGAGCTGAgtttcctgctgctcttctccttgactctgtgttttctgtgctctCTGACATTCATTGGCCGGCCCTCTGAATGGTCCTGCATGCTGCGACACACAGCATTTGGGATCACTTTTGTCCTCTGTATCTCCTGTATTCTGGGGAAAACTATTGTGGTGTTAATGGCCTTCAAGGCCACACTTCCAGGCAGTAATGTCATGAAATGGTTTGGGCCTGCACAGCAGAAGGCAATCATTACCTTTTGTACACTCATCCAG GTAATCATCTGTACAATATGGCTGGTTGTTGCTCCCCCCACTCCACACCAAATGATACCACGTGAGAGCGCTCTAGTTATTCTCTTGTGTGACGAGGGTTCACCCATAGCATTCGCTCTCGTCCTGGGCTACATTGGCCTGCTGGCCTGCCTCTGCCTTCTCTTGGCTTTCCTGGCAAGGAAACTCCCAGACAACTTCAACGAGGCCAGACTCATCACCTTCAGCATGCTCATTTTTTGTGCAGTGTGGGTAGCCTTTGTTCCTGCCTACATCAGCTCTCCAGGGAAGTACTCCACAGTCACAGAGGTGTTTGCTATCTTGGCTTCCAGTTATGGACTGCTCGGCTGCATCTTTGCACCAAAGTGCTACATAATCCTACTAAGACCAGAAAAGAACACAAGGAAACACCTCATGTACAAAGCTGGCTCTGACAAATTTTAG